A stretch of Mesoplodon densirostris isolate mMesDen1 chromosome 9, mMesDen1 primary haplotype, whole genome shotgun sequence DNA encodes these proteins:
- the LOC132496453 gene encoding LOW QUALITY PROTEIN: platelet glycoprotein 4-like (The sequence of the model RefSeq protein was modified relative to this genomic sequence to represent the inferred CDS: substituted 1 base at 1 genomic stop codon) — MTENLPKFGKDTDIQIQLRIYNWERIVSSTNVAVKTGQPHVFRVCYLAKENITWDTETHTVSFLQLNGTIFEPSLSVGTENVTFTVLNLAVATAPHLYPNVFIQGVLNLLIKRSSSSMFQKRTLKELLWGYKDPFLSSIPHPITTTVSVFYPVNHNTSDGVYKVFNGKYYISNIAIIDTFKGIKSFYAVFEAKIDLIGIPLYRFIFSSRAFASPLQNPGNHCFCTEKITSKNYTLYGVLDVSKCKEGKPVYISLPHFLHASPEITETFEGLNPNEEEHSTYLDAEPVTGFTLXFEKQLQINILVKPARKIEALRGLKQNYMMPTLWLNEVSTLDDEKRAMFINQVTGKINLLGLSEMIIMSVGVVMFTAFMISYCASRSR; from the exons CTCAGAATATACAActgggaaagaatagtctcttcaacaaatgttgctgtaaaaactggacagccacatg ttttcagagTTTGTTATCTAGCCAAGGAAAATATAACGTGGGACACCGAGACCCACACAGTCTCTTTTCTGCAGCTCAATGGTACCATCTTTGAACCCTCACTATCAGTTGGAACCGAGAATGTCACTTTCACTGTTCTCAATCTGGCTGTAGCA ACTGCACCCCATCTCTATCCAAATGTATTTATTCAAGGAGTACTCAATTTACTTATCAAAAGATCAAGCTCTTCTATGTTTCAAAAGAGAACTTTGAAAGAACTATTGTGGGGCTATAAAGATCCATTCTTGAGCTCGATTCCACACCCTATTACTACTACAGTTAGTGTGTTTTATCCTGTGA accacaatacTTCAGATGGAGTTTATAAAGTTTTCAATGGAAAATACTACATAAGCAATATTGCCATAATTGACACATTTAAAGGCATAAA GTCATTCTATGCTGTGTTTGAAGCCAAAATTGATCTGATAGGAATCCCTTTGTATAGATTCATTTTTTCATCCAGGGCTTTTGCATCTCCACTTCAAAATCCAGGCAACCATTGTTTCTGCACAGAAAAAATTACCTCCAAAAACTATACCTTATATGGTGTGCTAGATGTTAGCAAATGCAAAGAAG GAAAACCTGTGTACATTTCACTTCCTCATTTTCTACATGCAAGTCCTGAAATTACAGAAACTTTTGAAGGCTTAAATCCAAATGAAGAAGAACATAGTACGTACTTAGATGCTGAACCTGTAA CTGGATTTACTTTATGATTTGAAAAACAGCTGCAGATCAATATACTGGTTAAGCCAGCAAGAAAAATTGA AGCATTAAGGGGTCTTAAGCAGAACTATATGATGCCTACTCTTTGGCTTAATGAGGttagta CACTGGATGATGAGAAGAGAGCAATGTTCATAAATCAAGTAACTGGAAAAATAAACCTCCTTGGTCTGTCAGAAATGATCATAATGAGTGTTGGTGTGGTGATGTTTACTGCTTTTATGATTTCATACTGTGCAAGCAGATCAAGGTAA